The following proteins come from a genomic window of Natronosalvus vescus:
- a CDS encoding NAD(P)/FAD-dependent oxidoreductase, producing the protein MRDVCIVGGGVTGLAASIFTARNGLDTLVVDGGESILARNASLENYPGFPDGIDARRYLQLAREQAHTAGATVELGRVTHVAPRDEGDLEAGFVLETEGGEPLEARRVIAASWPDSEYLVPLDVGREQRGSKYMLQVDDGGRTAVDGVYAAGRIAGEPHQTIVAAGHGAKVALAVIHDSDVAFYHDWVAPEGYFTGRDRDVPPGCVEIDDDERLERDRRARETMLDALADPLDDRPTMHPSVDRE; encoded by the coding sequence ATGCGCGACGTCTGTATCGTCGGTGGCGGGGTCACCGGTCTCGCCGCATCGATCTTCACCGCACGGAACGGCCTGGACACGCTCGTCGTCGACGGCGGCGAGTCGATCCTGGCCCGAAACGCCAGCCTCGAGAACTACCCCGGCTTTCCGGACGGGATCGACGCCCGCCGGTACCTGCAACTCGCCCGCGAGCAGGCCCACACGGCCGGGGCGACCGTCGAACTCGGGCGAGTCACGCACGTCGCCCCCAGGGACGAAGGCGACCTCGAGGCCGGATTCGTCCTCGAGACCGAGGGGGGCGAGCCGCTCGAGGCCAGACGCGTGATCGCCGCCTCCTGGCCCGACAGCGAGTACCTCGTGCCCCTCGACGTCGGACGGGAACAGCGCGGCAGCAAGTACATGCTTCAGGTCGACGACGGCGGTCGAACGGCCGTCGATGGCGTCTACGCAGCGGGCCGAATCGCCGGCGAACCACACCAGACGATCGTCGCCGCCGGCCACGGCGCGAAAGTCGCGCTGGCAGTGATCCACGATTCCGACGTCGCGTTCTACCACGACTGGGTTGCCCCCGAAGGCTACTTCACGGGTCGTGACCGGGACGTGCCCCCTGGCTGTGTGGAGATCGACGACGACGAACGTCTCGAGCGCGACCGACGGGCGCGCGAGACGATGCTCGACGCCCTGGCCGACCCGCTGGACGATCGGCCGACGATGCACCCGAGCGTCGATCGGGAGTAA
- the gvpM gene encoding gas vesicle protein GvpM yields MKPKKSDDAIVDVIDVLLRDGAIIRADVIVSVADIPLIGIKLSAAIAGMETMTDYGLFQEWDTNRRARAVERRQYGHRDEDSRKPSPRIDTERDDPVHPSTRPHSHARARTPASDRHPPRERERESEGGDEDAYREQ; encoded by the coding sequence ATGAAACCGAAGAAATCCGACGACGCGATCGTCGACGTCATCGATGTCCTCCTGCGCGATGGTGCGATCATCCGTGCGGACGTGATCGTCTCCGTCGCCGATATTCCACTGATCGGGATCAAACTCTCGGCGGCCATCGCCGGCATGGAGACGATGACCGACTACGGGCTGTTTCAGGAGTGGGACACGAACCGACGTGCGCGGGCGGTCGAACGGCGACAGTACGGCCACCGCGACGAGGACTCGAGGAAACCGTCTCCGCGAATCGATACGGAACGAGACGACCCCGTCCATCCGTCGACGCGCCCACACAGCCACGCTCGAGCGAGAACGCCGGCGAGCGACAGGCACCCGCCGCGGGAACGCGAGCGTGAAAGTGAGGGCGGCGATGAGGATGCGTATCGAGAGCAGTAA
- the gvpL gene encoding gas vesicle protein GvpL codes for MSSDSTTTDDGDPLEPGDDDNSPVGDGNTTPADNDDSRVTFEDGRYVYCVVSLGDDDDASFSTTGIDDEPVSLVRLENASIAAVVHPCEELYDSADLAEVKRWLVRHQTVIDRAADAFGTPLPFQFDTIIRGDDDTVRGWLREERDRLESTLADLRGHWEYRIDVIEREPPDEKTLLEGDDELKSLRDRIETASEGEAFLLRKQVDQRVKTLRQHRRENVTNRLQTQLEDCTREQRRLERRTSVDLGGEFDRSDAGERLCRLTVMAREADEEAIGSVLDEIAAEPGFEVRFTGPWPPYSFAPTFGDDQRDANR; via the coding sequence ATGAGTAGTGACTCCACGACGACCGATGACGGCGACCCCCTGGAACCAGGCGATGACGACAACTCGCCAGTCGGGGATGGTAACACGACACCAGCCGATAACGACGACTCGAGAGTCACCTTCGAGGATGGCCGATACGTTTACTGTGTGGTCAGTCTCGGCGATGACGATGACGCTTCGTTCTCGACCACTGGAATCGACGACGAACCAGTCTCCCTCGTCCGCCTCGAGAACGCCTCGATAGCGGCCGTCGTCCACCCGTGTGAGGAGTTGTACGATTCTGCCGACCTCGCCGAGGTCAAACGCTGGCTGGTTCGCCATCAGACGGTCATCGACCGGGCGGCGGACGCCTTCGGTACGCCACTGCCGTTCCAGTTCGACACCATCATCCGCGGCGACGACGACACCGTTCGCGGCTGGCTCCGAGAGGAGCGCGACCGCCTCGAGTCGACGCTTGCGGATCTCCGCGGCCACTGGGAGTACCGGATCGACGTGATCGAGCGGGAGCCGCCGGACGAGAAGACGCTACTCGAGGGGGACGATGAACTCAAAAGCCTGCGCGACCGGATCGAGACGGCGTCGGAGGGCGAGGCGTTCCTCCTGCGGAAACAGGTCGATCAGCGAGTGAAGACGCTTCGCCAACACCGGCGGGAGAACGTGACCAACAGGCTGCAAACGCAACTCGAGGACTGCACCCGTGAGCAGCGGCGACTCGAGCGCCGAACCTCGGTCGATCTCGGCGGGGAATTCGATCGGTCGGACGCCGGCGAGCGACTGTGTCGGCTCACCGTCATGGCCCGCGAGGCCGACGAAGAGGCGATCGGGTCAGTGCTCGATGAGATCGCCGCCGAACCGGGGTTCGAGGTGCGATTTACCGGCCCGTGGCCGCCGTACTCGTTCGCCCCCACGTTCGGTGACGATCAACGGGACGCCAACCGATGA
- a CDS encoding gas vesicle protein K → MTRINVGEGDDARQGLMTLVITVVELLLEAMEREAVRRMDSPKLSAEEVDRLGRQLAAIEAEIEQLKADEGIEDGVDDLRMELDGLVEDAIARLDVDADELDRPGYATIGGDDDE, encoded by the coding sequence GTGACCAGGATCAATGTCGGCGAGGGTGACGACGCCCGCCAGGGGCTGATGACGCTCGTCATCACGGTCGTCGAACTCCTCCTCGAGGCGATGGAACGGGAGGCCGTCCGGCGGATGGACTCGCCGAAGCTCTCCGCGGAGGAGGTCGACCGGCTGGGTCGTCAGCTTGCGGCGATCGAGGCCGAGATCGAACAGCTCAAAGCCGACGAGGGGATCGAAGACGGCGTCGACGACCTCCGGATGGAGCTCGACGGGCTAGTGGAGGATGCGATCGCCAGACTCGACGTCGATGCCGACGAACTCGATCGGCCAGGGTACGCAACGATCGGTGGTGATGACGATGAGTAG
- the gvpJ gene encoding gas vesicle protein GvpJ: MVDAVQPSRQQADLAEVVELLLDKGIVINADIAVSIGDTQLLGIQIRAAIASFETAAKYGLEFPEGTDMRRVAEAAGDPELAEMERPAPPIAPTQGVNLTDDGGGDEDAEAQSQTTDQCKALTASGERCSRPAKDDGFCHQHDSSDEMVDESESNETNDEAPAETAKADGESA; encoded by the coding sequence ATGGTGGACGCCGTCCAGCCGAGTCGACAGCAGGCCGACCTCGCCGAAGTCGTCGAACTCCTGCTCGACAAAGGCATCGTTATCAACGCCGACATCGCCGTCTCGATCGGCGACACCCAGTTGCTCGGCATCCAGATTCGAGCGGCGATCGCCTCCTTCGAGACGGCCGCAAAATACGGGCTCGAGTTCCCCGAGGGGACGGATATGCGCCGTGTCGCCGAGGCGGCCGGCGATCCCGAGCTCGCCGAGATGGAGCGGCCGGCCCCGCCGATCGCCCCCACTCAAGGGGTCAACTTGACGGACGACGGAGGCGGTGACGAGGACGCTGAAGCTCAATCACAGACTACCGACCAATGCAAGGCGCTCACGGCGTCGGGTGAACGGTGCTCGCGCCCGGCGAAAGACGACGGATTCTGCCACCAGCACGACTCGAGCGACGAGATGGTCGATGAGTCCGAGTCGAACGAAACGAACGACGAAGCACCTGCCGAGACAGCCAAAGCCGATGGTGAAAGCGCGTGA
- a CDS encoding gas vesicle protein GvpH, translated as MVDPPHDPGESNGAEEPPDDERTDRPGGIISQLFRLFEAIDDASTGRGRPQRRRGIPGDHQNPYTENRYEADSDRSSFDVDLDVRMNPLESAVGDHESENDRGFERHPRRRRIRENEPAVDVTVNRYDDELEIVADLSTVDPGDVRVGVENGSLVVAVGTTELERVEIPWSETTETAAINNDVLTVVVRRADDDRGDRVDTDSTTRARDDNTTSSEAESESRPGAADTGGESDE; from the coding sequence ATGGTAGATCCGCCACATGACCCGGGCGAATCGAATGGGGCAGAGGAACCGCCGGACGACGAGCGTACCGATCGACCCGGCGGCATCATCTCACAACTGTTCCGGCTGTTCGAGGCGATCGACGACGCGAGCACCGGACGTGGTCGGCCACAGCGACGGCGGGGGATCCCGGGCGACCACCAGAACCCGTACACGGAGAACCGCTACGAGGCAGATTCCGACCGATCGTCGTTCGACGTCGATCTGGACGTTCGGATGAATCCACTCGAGTCAGCCGTCGGCGATCACGAGTCTGAAAACGACAGAGGGTTCGAGCGTCATCCTCGACGTCGACGGATTCGAGAAAACGAGCCTGCTGTCGATGTGACCGTCAATCGCTACGACGACGAACTCGAGATCGTCGCCGATCTATCGACCGTCGATCCCGGAGACGTTCGGGTCGGGGTTGAAAATGGCAGTCTTGTGGTCGCCGTCGGGACGACCGAACTCGAGCGCGTCGAGATTCCGTGGTCGGAGACGACAGAAACCGCGGCGATAAACAACGACGTGCTCACGGTGGTGGTGCGGAGAGCGGACGACGATCGAGGTGACCGGGTCGATACCGATTCGACGACACGAGCGCGAGACGACAACACGACTTCGAGCGAGGCAGAGTCTGAGTCCAGGCCCGGGGCAGCCGATACCGGAGGTGAGTCCGATGAGTGA
- the gvpF gene encoding gas vesicle protein GvpF translates to MLFTVFAIIIDDLLFRPFVTLVETLHTLALDELYDIDALEDELKENRLLYELGERSETEYERRKADIEADLEIAREVHEELMSGRVEVRS, encoded by the coding sequence ATGCTATTCACCGTCTTCGCGATCATCATCGACGACCTCCTCTTTCGGCCGTTCGTCACCCTCGTCGAGACGCTGCACACGCTCGCGCTCGACGAATTGTACGACATCGACGCGCTCGAGGACGAACTGAAGGAGAATCGGCTGCTCTACGAACTGGGTGAGCGGTCGGAGACGGAGTACGAACGACGAAAAGCCGACATCGAGGCCGACCTCGAGATCGCTCGCGAGGTACACGAGGAACTTATGAGCGGCCGAGTGGAGGTGCGATCCTGA
- a CDS encoding GvpL/GvpF family gas vesicle protein: protein MTDASYHYVYGIVAASDATTFDVDPDGSESEGEGNDLKLENGAVRGASKIYPVTHGRLAALASPIDVTDPEQTDEDAKRHDEVLRALMTSDGGRTIVPMRFGMVFESERALKNVLRGGRSAFRRTLHEIDGRVELGVKLVTEPEATVGEDDVESLVADELDPLAVEQVDNGRFSDRLLLNRSYLVERSDREAFDSAIGSLEESLEDVIVQYSGPFAPYNFVDIQIGAQR from the coding sequence GTGACCGACGCGAGTTACCACTACGTCTACGGGATCGTCGCCGCGAGTGACGCGACGACCTTCGACGTCGATCCGGACGGGAGCGAAAGTGAGGGAGAAGGGAACGACCTGAAACTCGAGAACGGTGCCGTCAGGGGTGCGTCGAAGATCTACCCGGTGACACACGGGCGACTCGCTGCCCTCGCTTCCCCCATCGACGTCACCGACCCCGAACAGACCGACGAGGACGCCAAACGACACGACGAGGTGCTCAGAGCACTCATGACCAGCGATGGGGGTCGAACGATCGTGCCGATGCGGTTCGGAATGGTCTTCGAGAGCGAGCGGGCACTGAAGAACGTCCTCCGTGGTGGGCGCAGTGCGTTCAGACGCACGCTCCACGAAATCGACGGCCGCGTCGAACTCGGCGTCAAACTCGTCACCGAACCGGAGGCGACGGTCGGCGAGGACGACGTCGAATCCCTCGTAGCGGACGAACTCGACCCACTAGCCGTCGAACAGGTCGATAACGGTCGATTCAGTGATCGACTGTTGCTCAACCGGTCGTATCTGGTCGAGCGCTCGGATCGAGAGGCGTTTGACAGTGCGATCGGCTCGCTCGAGGAGTCCCTCGAGGACGTGATCGTCCAGTACTCGGGCCCGTTCGCCCCGTACAATTTCGTCGACATCCAGATCGGAGCCCAACGATGA
- a CDS encoding methylmalonyl-CoA mutase family protein: MYDDEDLETIRSAESEWEEETLEPVLDRFGERKDRFATISNLEVNRLYTPDDVEGLDFLEDLGFPGEEPYTRGPYPTMYRGRTWTMRQFAGFGTAEETNERFHYLIEQGQTGLSTAFDMPTLMGLDSDDPMSDGEVGREGVAVDTLRDMEILFDGIDVDDVSTSFTINPSAPVIYAMYVALADQQGVPRERIRGTLQNDMFKEFIAQKEWVIPPDPSLKLVTDVVEFSAEETPKFHPISVSGYHIREAGSTAVQELAFTLADGFGYVEDAIERGLEVDEFAPRLSFFFNCHNSFFEEIAKFRAARRIYARVMDEWYDAERAESKRLKFHTQTAGQSLTAQQPINNVARVTMQALAGVLGGTQSLHTNSFDEALALPSEKAVRVALRTQQIIAEESGAADIVDPLGGSFAVEALTNETEKRAMRYIEHIRDLGDGSVRDGILQGIDDGYFLREIQEASYEYQERVEREEEVVVGVNKFTIDEDTSPDILHVDETTQDRQLNRLEQTKADRDDEAVEATLSALEEAIGNDENTIPYIVDAVKAYATMGEIMQVFEQQYGAYTEQIGLA, from the coding sequence ATGTACGACGATGAGGATCTCGAGACGATCCGCTCCGCCGAGTCCGAGTGGGAGGAGGAAACCCTCGAGCCAGTCCTCGACCGATTCGGTGAACGCAAGGATCGATTCGCGACGATCTCGAACCTCGAGGTCAATCGGCTGTACACGCCCGACGACGTCGAGGGGCTCGATTTCCTCGAGGATCTGGGCTTCCCCGGCGAGGAACCCTACACGCGAGGGCCGTACCCGACGATGTATCGGGGTCGGACGTGGACGATGCGCCAGTTCGCCGGCTTCGGGACGGCCGAAGAGACCAACGAGCGGTTCCACTATCTGATCGAGCAGGGCCAGACCGGGCTGTCGACGGCGTTCGACATGCCCACGCTGATGGGACTCGATTCGGACGACCCGATGAGCGACGGCGAGGTCGGCAGGGAAGGCGTCGCCGTCGACACCCTGCGAGACATGGAGATCCTCTTCGACGGCATCGACGTCGACGATGTCTCCACGAGTTTCACGATCAACCCCTCCGCACCCGTCATCTACGCGATGTACGTCGCCCTGGCCGACCAGCAGGGCGTCCCGCGCGAACGGATCCGCGGCACCCTCCAGAACGACATGTTCAAGGAGTTCATCGCCCAGAAGGAGTGGGTGATCCCGCCGGATCCGTCGCTCAAACTCGTCACCGACGTCGTCGAGTTCAGCGCCGAGGAGACGCCAAAGTTCCACCCCATTTCGGTCTCGGGCTATCACATCCGCGAGGCCGGCTCGACTGCCGTCCAGGAACTCGCCTTCACGCTCGCCGACGGCTTCGGCTACGTCGAAGACGCCATCGAGCGCGGCCTCGAGGTCGACGAGTTCGCCCCTCGGCTGTCGTTCTTCTTCAACTGTCACAACTCCTTCTTCGAGGAGATCGCCAAGTTCCGCGCGGCCCGCCGGATCTATGCCCGCGTGATGGACGAGTGGTACGACGCCGAGCGGGCGGAGTCCAAACGGCTGAAGTTCCACACGCAAACGGCCGGCCAGTCGCTGACGGCCCAGCAGCCGATCAATAACGTCGCTCGGGTGACGATGCAGGCGCTGGCGGGCGTCCTCGGGGGCACGCAGTCGCTGCACACCAACAGCTTCGACGAGGCGCTCGCCCTGCCCAGCGAGAAGGCCGTCCGGGTCGCCCTGCGCACCCAGCAGATAATCGCCGAGGAGTCCGGTGCTGCGGACATCGTCGATCCGCTGGGCGGGTCGTTCGCCGTCGAGGCGCTCACGAACGAGACGGAAAAACGAGCCATGCGCTACATCGAGCACATCCGCGACCTCGGTGACGGCTCGGTTCGCGACGGCATCCTCCAGGGGATCGACGACGGCTACTTCCTCCGGGAGATCCAGGAGGCCTCCTACGAGTACCAGGAACGCGTCGAACGCGAGGAGGAGGTCGTCGTCGGCGTCAACAAGTTCACGATCGACGAGGACACTTCCCCCGACATCCTCCACGTCGACGAAACTACCCAGGATCGCCAGCTGAACCGTCTCGAGCAGACGAAAGCCGACCGCGACGACGAAGCCGTTGAGGCGACGCTGTCGGCGCTCGAGGAGGCGATCGGAAACGACGAGAACACCATTCCATACATCGTCGACGCGGTCAAAGCCTACGCGACGATGGGCGAGATCATGCAGGTGTTCGAACAGCAGTACGGCGCCTACACCGAACAGATAGGGCTCGCCTAG
- a CDS encoding VOC family protein: MSDPSNAETDRLPAGATIGRSALRVSDLEETTEFYRTVVGLRVLSRSDATAVLGVEGTPLLVLERDSDAQPRHRSATGLYHNAFWVPSREALGDALNRIRDRWHLGGASDHGVSEALYCTDPEGNGVEIYRDYPRESWPSGDDNPIRMTTEPLDLATISAAAAGDEHVPAGTDVGHVHLEVSSLESFRTFYVDVLGFEVTTTVPGAVFVSAGGYHHHLGANTWHHRTASVDGRGLSWLEVLLPEASDLEALQDRLESHNVQVTKREEGISVDDPDGIQVRCRVGSPT; the protein is encoded by the coding sequence GTGAGTGACCCATCGAATGCTGAAACGGATCGCCTCCCGGCGGGAGCGACAATCGGGCGGAGCGCCCTCCGCGTGTCGGATCTCGAGGAGACGACCGAGTTCTATCGAACCGTCGTCGGACTCAGGGTACTCAGTCGATCCGACGCGACGGCGGTGCTCGGCGTCGAGGGGACGCCGCTTCTCGTTCTAGAACGTGATTCGGACGCCCAGCCTCGCCACCGAAGCGCCACCGGCCTCTACCACAACGCGTTTTGGGTTCCTTCCCGCGAGGCGCTCGGCGACGCGCTAAACCGGATCCGGGATCGGTGGCACCTCGGTGGGGCGTCCGACCACGGCGTGAGCGAGGCGCTGTACTGCACCGATCCCGAGGGAAATGGCGTCGAAATCTACCGCGATTATCCCCGCGAGTCGTGGCCGAGTGGTGACGACAATCCCATACGGATGACAACTGAACCGCTAGATCTCGCCACGATCTCGGCGGCCGCCGCGGGTGACGAGCACGTCCCGGCGGGAACCGACGTCGGCCACGTCCACCTGGAAGTATCCTCGCTCGAGTCGTTCAGGACGTTCTACGTGGACGTGCTCGGGTTCGAGGTCACGACGACAGTTCCTGGGGCGGTGTTCGTCTCCGCCGGGGGCTATCACCACCACCTCGGGGCGAACACGTGGCACCACCGAACGGCGTCGGTCGATGGGCGGGGTCTGTCGTGGCTCGAGGTACTCCTTCCAGAAGCGAGCGACCTCGAGGCGCTTCAGGATCGCCTCGAGAGCCACAACGTGCAGGTCACGAAGCGTGAGGAGGGCATATCCGTCGACGACCCCGATGGCATCCAGGTTCGGTGTCGAGTGGGATCGCCGACGTAG